A genomic segment from Manduca sexta isolate Smith_Timp_Sample1 unplaced genomic scaffold, JHU_Msex_v1.0 HiC_scaffold_253, whole genome shotgun sequence encodes:
- the LOC119192255 gene encoding arrestin homolog, giving the protein MACMWQGRVSAAAGLNLQKVMHLTPTLSSNRDKRGIALDGQLKRSDTTLASTTLLLDPEQRDAFGIVVSYSVKVKLYLGAISGELVAELPFILMHPKEGRLKVIHADSQADVEMFRQDTVHHQESVEVY; this is encoded by the exons ATGGCATGTATGTGGCAGGGACGGGTGTCCGCTGCAGCCGGGCTCAACCTGCAGAAGGTGATGCACCTGACGCCCACGCTCTCCTCGAACCGCGACAAGCGCGGCATTGCGCTCGACGGACAGCTCAAGCGTTCTGACACCACACTCGCCTCCACCACGCT GTTGCTGGACCCGGAGCAGCGTGATGCGTTCGGTATAGTGGTCAGCTACAGCGTGAAGGTGAAGCTGTACCTGGGTGCTATCAGCGGCGAGCTCGTCGCCGAGCTGCCCTTCATACTCATGCACCCCAAG GAAGGGCGCTTGAAGGTGATCCACGCGGACAGCCAGGCCGACGTAGAGATGTTCCGCCAGGACACCGTGCATCACCAGGAGAGCGTCGAGGTGTACTGA